ctaagtcgatgaacaccatatgcaactccttctttctctccctatactgctccatcaatctcctaacaaggtagatggcttctgtagtcgaacgcctCAGCAGAAACCCAAACTGGTTCACACTCTTCCTCatccttagctctaccactctctcctagactttcatagtatggctaagcagcttgataccccgatagttattgcaattttggatatcacccttgttatTGTGTACAGGAAttatcgtgctccacctccattcttcgggcatcttcttcgttctaaaaatgacattaaatatcctggtgagccactccaagcctgccttaCTCACACGCTTCCAAAACTCCACTGAGATTTCATCCGGCCCGGTCGctttgcccctactcatcttacgcatagccccctcaacttcatcaactctaatccgcctacaatacccaaagtcacaacgactcccagattgttccaaatcacccagtacaattctcatgtccccctcctcgttcaagagactattgaagtaggtctgccatctccgacggataagcccctcatccaacaaaactctaccttcttcatCCTTGATGCACTTtacttggtccaagtcacgcgcctttctttctcgcgccttggctaacctgaacaacctcttatccccacctcggccctcgagttcctcatacaaatGACTAAAAGCTGCAGTTTTAGTCGCCGTAATTGCTAGCTTTtcctctttcttagccaacttataattCTCCCTACTCTCtctcttctcctcctcgtctacACTTTCCACTAGCTTTAGATACGCTGCTTTTTTGGTTTTCACTTTTCCTTGCAcctcttcattccaccaccagtctcccctgtgaccaccagagtaaccctttgagacccctaatacctctctcgcAGCTTCCCTAATGCACTGCGCAATCGTGGTTCACATAGCACTTacgtccccactactcctccaagccccATAGTCAACGGCTTGACCCCCAATTCCTGCGCTTTAGCTTCCGTCAAGGCTACCCACTTGATCCTATGTTGACTATATATTGCCCTCTTCCTTCTCTTCCTCATGATCTCGAGGTCTATGACCATAAGCCTATGAAGAGTCgagaggttctcactcgggatgaccttACAATCCGTGCAAAGTCCTATATCGGACTTCTTGTAGAGTAAATAATCAATCTAAGTCTCGGCCACCGAACTCCGgaaggtgaccaagtgctccctcttcttcaagaaactcgagtttgctatcaccaaatcaaatgctctaGCAAAGTCCAACATAGACGTTCCTCCTCCATTTCTATCTCCCAAACCAAAGCCACCATGAACATCATCATACCCCCAGATGTCGCTCCAATATGGCCGTTGAAATCTCCTCTTATAAAAAGCTTCTCGGTATGTGGGATACCACgcaccatctcatccaaatcctcccAGAACCGCCTCTTGACTTCCTCATCCAAGCTTTCTTGAGGTGCGTATGCACTGATTATGTTCAAAGTAAAATCTCCAACAACTAGCTTAATAGTCATCAGCATGTCATTCACCCTTCTAACCTCCACCACTAGTTCACGGAGTTCCTTATCAACCAAGATACCTACTCCGTTCCTGCCCCCCACCCTACCAGGATACCAAAGTTTGAAACTGCCCACATCCCTCTCCTTATctcctacccacctagtctcctATACACAAACTATATTAATCTTCCTTTTTTCGAGAATCTTCGCTAACTCTATAGATTTTTCTGTCAAAGTTCCTATGTTTCAAGACCCCACTCTCAGCCTAGTAGCCCCCTTAGCTCTCCCCTCGCACCCTCTCTCCCACGCTGACACCCCCGAGGACAAGACCTTATCATATCATCGTTCACCAAAGCCACTATAATCTAGGAGTCACTACGCAAGCACTATCCCGAAATCAAgcgacaaaaataaaatgaactaTCGAAATATAATCTACCACTAAAGGTCGCAAAACAtgtgaagaaataaaataaaggaactaACGGAAattataatctacaactaaaggtcAGAAAAGTAGGTGAAGAAATAAAACAAAGGCACTAGAGGAACTATAATCTCCAACTAAGGGATAGAAAGATGGATGAAGAAATAAAACAAAGGAACTATAATCTACACTAAAGGATAGAAAAATAGGTGaagaaatacaatacaagagctaAAATTAAAATTGATTGCAGAGGAACCCCACGTCTTCGATTCTGAGCGAGTTGCAGTGCTTTGTTGTATTGTACCTTCTGTACCGGTAGCAGCGCGGACAGGAAAGTATTTGTCGTAATTAGACCAAAGACGTTGGTACGATTTGGCAATACTTGCAACTTTACCTCTGGCAATGGAACAACTGGATTTCGCCGGAGAAAGGAATGGGCATCGATTGGTTTGCCGGAGAAAGAGAAGGAAAGAAGCAAGATCACGTCTTTCGCCGTCAAAGAAAAGCCGAATTAGAGACTCTATTTTTGGTTCAAAATTATCACAATTTCCAAGATCAAGAAGCTTAATTATGATTTAGCGTTTGAGATATTTCACGATTCACCGAAAAAACATGTGGTGTGGCAGAACTCAATTACACCGGAGAAAAGCTGCCGACGAAAAAGGGGCAGCAAGTAGTATCAACTTTGCCGGAGAAGACGAGCGGAATTTGTAATACTAAACTTTATCCTCGTGACATTAAAAtcacaaaattattttttatagtaGTTAAGTCACTAAACTATATTTAGTTGCCAAAACCACAGAAATCAAACTTCCCAAGTCCGAAAACTAATACGTCATTTCCCCATCATTATTGTTTCtctgaaaaaaaaaacttttcaaAAGAAGATTGTCCGAATTGGCATCCAAAGAATGGAGCATAAGCTTCCCTCCCGTTTAGTCATAGATTTTgctacttttttttttgttgctatttttaaaaaaataataataaacagTGTTTCTTCATGGAATATGATTTGTTTTTGAAAAAATTGGGTGAAATATGAATATGTTCCCAAAATCTGGTCTAGGACAGTTTGGGGTGAAATATTTTCTTCTACTCACAAAACGTCAACTTTTTCTTTTcgaataaaatgcatgtccaaacaaaacttcagctttcaaaaattatttttcaacacaacttcaaaaattcttttttcaaatttcaactaAATCCATGTCTAAACGCtagcaaaaaaataatttttgaaagttgaaattgtatttggacatgcattttacttgaaaagaatttaaaattttgtgagtAGAAAACTTTAGAATCACTACTAAAAAACAGTATAATTTCGTAAGCTATTTTcgaccgaaatcgatcggaaattgataatttcCGACAGAATTTCAATCGATTTTAATTGGCCGGAAAAATGATGGTCGCAAACGtgtaccgaccgaattcggtcggaaacttCAAAGCGTTGACTACCTGTCAAActttaatttccgaccgaattcgatttctaaaaaaaaattcaattgtttccgaccgaattcggtcggaaacaattaaatattttattttttaattttcaaatttctgaccgaattcggtcggaaattttaaaaaataataattttatttaattaaataattagttataaattataataaattgttagtttattttaaataataaatataaattcataATTTCCGACAGAATTCAGTCGGAAATTATGAATTTCTGggcaaaaataattaattttcgaCCGAATTCGATCGGAAATCTGGGTAAAAACTAGGCAAAAAATGCCCATTTtttagctacaccacctgccaattacaaccaatatccatcctataatggcagattacattgctgccattcaaccataattaatcaacaacaatgaatatactaacaacaacaattaactaaCAAAAACTATTAACTAACACTAACAACTATTATCTAACAACAAcaactaataacaaccacaacaacaactacttaaatattcaataacaaaataacaatataatcatcattcaaaattagtttcaactaaatattgacaagttcaatactttgtttagcaatacacaaCATTCAATGAGTTTTATCTagcatcatctccatcttcactccTAGAACCTTCATCGTCGGCACATGGGGAAGGCTCACGAGGCCGGGAAatggggaaagcaccactagcaagaagattggccagctaaccttgaaggagattaaattgttcgtccctcctttctagctgaacttgaaaggtaccaaattgttcatctcttttttttttctctagcctttgtctcttcaagctctgctgtcagctttgcgatcttctGTTCCATAGACGATATAGTCGACCTATCAATCGCCTCGCCTtgggcggaagtccctataccttgcaatccagccctGTAGTGCCGAAATAATTTATTTGGAAGGCCAtatgctatcccctttttaggaccatcgacaacatccaaccatatcctCTGCGCTTCTTCGTCTAAAATGGAcggtcgctcgccttgctcattcgatggcaagctctgagtgtactcctccaaattaatcttgtagcgaccctttatttagaagatagaaaattactaactatataatattataaacatttatagtagttatgaaacttacatgtGTAGGATCATGAGGAGGAAGTGGGGTATAGCCCTGTGGCAGAGAATAGTGATAATACTGCTGGGCGGGCGAATGGTGGGTACTATGATGAGTAGATGGATGTTTACTCCTTCATTAATTGCTGATGCCAAATAATTTGTGTTGTTGTAGCTCTCTGCTTCTTCTGTTTGTCGGGCAAGCCAGAAACTTTGATA
The DNA window shown above is from Nicotiana tomentosiformis chromosome 8, ASM39032v3, whole genome shotgun sequence and carries:
- the LOC138897672 gene encoding uncharacterized protein; translation: MLMTIKLVVGDFTLNIISAYAPQESLDEEVKRRFWEDLDEMVRGIPHTEKLFIRGDFNGHIGATSGGMMMFMVALCIREAAREVLGVSKGYSGGHRGDWWWNEEVQGKVKTKKAAYLKLVESVDEEEKRESRENYKLAKKEEKLAITATKTAAFSHLYEELEGRGGDKRLFRRIRVDEVEGAMRKMSRGKATGPDEISVEFWKRVSKAGLEWLTRIFNVIFRTKKMPEEWRWSTIIPVHNNKGDIQNCNNYRGIKLLSHTMKV